One Bombus pyrosoma isolate SC7728 linkage group LG11, ASM1482585v1, whole genome shotgun sequence DNA segment encodes these proteins:
- the LOC122572965 gene encoding zinc finger protein ush isoform X2, which translates to MSILLWRQRRGSQLRAETTLSLTREDEEWSDSEKTPSVSSGVEGGGSAVSSPIAPVVEEESSLPPPPRLNPPSSAVAIANSAAEDIRLRLSVLPEDARKRLASLTEDIEVARSLRDRHVTPRSNQTRESSPKDTDEESNLVMVKEEDCQPRSSSSSSSSTRRRESMCRRDSEDSSRRSNTDDPPTEKKLKLDDEAAPRLRLNPSLATDPALRPAAVVALTVKPENTSPPNPVPPLPAGLQNAIASGRLFVLPTDGKETITVEPARPAPLFCPPCGIRFSSASTLEAHRTFYCAHRPRLEEDTANEEDEEKSNKFEVRKAYACPHCSYSADKKVSLNRHMRMHAASPAPPTIPTAPTTATTPGSGAANASNGSLNEEAERYCRNCDIRFSSLKTYRAHKTHYCSTRHVVKDTPPAATVASSSVKASPPTSASPGESPPPQPCLALPTNPILIVPYSLFRGASVLAAPTLPAPDTACFLLPNGHLQPMTRGLATTAQNTVVEPSPVLRAANKPTTPASVVASSTSPSGSAPLDLSVRKSPAHQDEKENRVSPAPSSLPPPPGSPRSRGSGSPRARSIGSAPTATGTVAPPPPTELALRLAELPPPPVPGVLVKQGVSRCKECNIVFCRHENFVAHKKHYCQARETTVSNSPPPPGTPSPPLVQLICAACGIKFASMDNLVAHQAFYCPKRPEPQEHHSRCSKCKTIIEPGGTHTCSSGPTGGWRCPVCGAVSPTAGAAQRHMDAHQGVKAFRCTICRYKGNTLRGMRTHIKMHFEKRGTDLQEENYITCVLDDETVLPTPEPAPATTPEEIPGEVQVNGKTEVRKSPQPPPPPPPPPPTVTNKVKQEREDTPPPEESLDPNKSGPRYCRSCDISFNYLSTFIAHKKFYCSSHAGEASNNNNNNNNNNSSSHATTPPSNRTEASVL; encoded by the exons GGGAGGATGAGGAATGGAGCGACTCGGAGAAGACACCATCGGTGAGCAGCGGAGTGGAAGGCGGTGGATCGGCGGTTTCCAGCCCGATCGCGCCGGTCGTCGAGGAGGAATCGAGTTTACCGCCACCACCGAGACTCAATCCCCCTTCCTCGGCCGTTGCGATCGCGAATTCGGCCGCTGAGGATATCAGATTGAGGCTCAGCGTGCTTCCCGAAGACGCTCGGAAACGACTGGCTAGTCTCACCGAAGATATCGAg GTTGCAAGAAGCTTAAGAGATCGACATGTCACGCCGAGATCCAATCAGACGCGAGAATCGAGTCCGAAAGACACGGACGAGGAGTCCAATCTGGTCATGGTCAAAGAAGAGGACTGTCAGCCGAGATCGTCGTCCTCTTCGTCGTCCTCGACAAGAAGACGGGAATCCATGTGCAGGCGAGACTCGGAGGACTCGTCGAGACGATCGAATACGGACGATCCACCGACTGAGAAAAAGTTGAAACTCGACGATGAAGCTGCACCAAGACTGAGACTCAATCCTAGTCTGGCGACGGATCCAGCTCTTCGGCCCGCCGCCGTAGTCGCGCTCACCGTCAAACCGGAAAATACCTCGCCACCGAATCCTGTGCCACCCCTTCCGGCTGGACTTCAAAAtg CAATCGCCTCAGGTCGTTTGTTCGTACTTCCAACCGATGGCAAGGAGACGATCACTGTGGAGCCAGCCAGGCCAGCACCTCTCTTCTGTCCTCCATGCGGCATCCGTTTTAGCTCAGCGAGCACCCTCGAAGCGCATCGCACTTTCTACTGCGCTCATCGTCCCCGACTCGAGGAAGACACCGCCAACGAAGAGGACGAGGAAAAGTCCAACAAATTCGAAGTGAGAAAAGCGTATGCCTGCCCTCACTGCTCGTACAGCGCGGACAAGAAGGTTTCGTTGAACAGACACATGAGAATGCATGCTGCATCTCCTGCACCACCCACGATACCAACCGCTCCGACTACAGCTACTACTCCAGGAAGTGGCGCGGCAAATGCCTCGAATGGCTCCTTGAACGAAGAGGCGGAGAGATATTGCAGAAACTGCGATATTCGATTCAGCTCCCTGAAGACTTATAGAGCGCATAAGACGCATTATTGTAGTACTAGGCACGTGGTCAAAGATACGCCACCAGCAGCTACGGTAGCTTCCTCGTCGGTGAAAGCTTCGCCACCGACGAGCGCGAGTCCCGGTGAATCGCCGCCTCCGCAACCTTGTCTGGCGCTACCTACAAATCCTATTTTGATTGTACCGTACTCTTTGTTCCGAGGTGCTAGTGTCCTGGCAGCACCCACTTTGCCCGCGCCTGATACTGCGTGCTTTCTTCTTCCAAATG GTCATCTTCAACCGATGACAAGAGGTCTGGCTACCACAGCGCAGAACACCGTGGTCGAACCTTCACCGGTTCTCCGAGCTGCGAACAAACCAACGACACCAGCGTCCGTCGTGGCATCGTCGACGTCGCCATCAGGTTCAGCGCCACTCGATTTGAGCGTTAGAAAGTCACCAGCTCATCAAGATGAAAAAGAGAACAGGGTATCGCCGGCACCCTCTTCTCTACCTCCACCACCTGGTAGTCCTAGGTCAAGAGGAAGCGGAAGTCCTAGAGCAAGGTCCATTGGTTCTGCTCCTACGGCTACTGGAACCGTTGCACCTCCTCCGCCGACGGAACTCGCTCTCAGACTGGCTGAACTTCCACCACCCCCTGTTCCTGGGGTTCTTGTGAAGCAAGGTGTCTCGAG ATGCAAAGAATGTAATATCGTGTTCTGTCGGCATGAGAACTTCGTCGCACATAAAAAGCATTATTGCCAGGCAAGAGAGACAACGGTCAGCAATAGTCCTCCACCACCTGGAACACCCTCGCCTCCTTTGGTGCAATTAATCTGTGCCGCGTGTGGTATCAAGTTCGCATCTATGGATAATCTGGTAGCTCATCAAGCGTTTTACTGTCCCAAAAGGCCAGAACCTCAGGAACATCATTCGCGATGCTCCAAGTGCAAA ACTATAATTGAACCTGGAGGCACCCATACCTGTAGCAGCGGACCGACTGGAGGTTGGAGATGTCCCGTTTGTGGTGCGGTTAGTCCAACAGCCGGAGCAGCTCAGCGTCACATGGATGCTCATCAGGGTGTCAAAGCTTTCAGGTGTACAATCTGTCGTTACAAAGGAAATACGTTACGGGGAATGAGAACGCACATCAAAATGCACTTTGAGAAACGTGGAACCGATCTACAG gaagaaaattacataacgTGCGTACTCGACGACGAAACGGTTCTGCCGACTCCAGAACCGGCTCCAGCTACGACTCCTGAAGAAATCCCTGGCGAGGTGCAAGTAAATGGGAAAACCGAAGTTCGGAAGAGTCCTCAGCCACCTCCACCGCCACCACCCCCACCACCGACGGTAACCAACAAGGTGAAGCAGGAACGCGAGGACACTCCTCCTCCCGAAGAAAGTTTGGATCCCAACAAAAGTGGTCCGCGTTACTGCAGGTCGTGCGACATCAGCTTCAATTATTTGAGCACGTTCATTGCTCACAAAAAGTTCTACTGCTCGAGTCATGCCGGCGAGGcgagcaacaacaacaacaataataataataataattcgagcAGTCACGCGACGACGCCTCCCAGCAACAGGACCGAGGCGTCGGTACTTTAA